The genomic window TAGGAGTTAGGAGTGATGAGTTATGAGTTATGAATTATAAATTAAAAGTTTAAGAATTTTTTAATTCAAAACTTCTAATTCCTAACTCCTGTACAGACGCGATTAATCGCGTCTCTTTGCACTCTTTTAACTTCCTCCACCAAAAACTTCGACATTAGCAAATACACAAACAGGTGAACCATGTCCTACCCAAATGGCCTGATTTGGCTCTCCTTTACCACAATAAGGAGTACCATACATTTCCCAGTTGTCAGCATTTCCAACTTGGATTAAGCTGTGCCAAAACTCTGGTGTTGTGGCGCGATAGTTAGGATTGCGGAGGGTTTTGGTGAATTTACCATTTTCAATTAATTTAGCGTACTCGCAACCAAATTGAAATTTGTAGCGGCGATCGTCAATTGACCAAGATCGGTTAGATTCCATGTAAACGCCGTGTTCTATCCCGGCAATAATCTCTTCAAAGCTCGTGTTTAGAGGCTCTAAATTCAAGTTTGCCATGCGATCGATCGCTGGTCGATTCCATGAGGAAGCACGGGCACAGGCAACTCCTGGTACGCCTGTTCTTGCTTGACTCTCCAGACTGCCCAAACCCCGTTGGAGTACACCTTCTTTTACCAAATACTCCCGCGTTGCTACAGCACCCGTATCATCAAAGCCATAGCTAGCAAATTCACCAGCCACGGTGGGATCAAAGGTAATATTCATCAGTGGCGAACCATATACTAGGTTGCCAAAATCACTTTTATTAACGAAGCTGCCTCCAGCATAGTTACGCTCATCTCCCAAAATTCGGTCAATTTCTAGGGGATGCCCGACACTTTCATGGATTTGCAGCATCATTTGGTCTGGGGCTAAAACTAAATTGGTACGGGTGGTTGGGCATTCTTCTGCTGTCAAGAGTTCTACTGCTTGTTTACCAATTTGCCGCACCCGATGCCATAAATCTTCTTGTTTTAAAAGCTCTAGTCCACCTTGGTAACAGTTTGCTTGTGAGCCGTTGTTGCTGCGCTGCTGTACAACCGCTCCATCTTGGGCGGTGGCTCCGTAATTAGTGCCTATAGATAGTATTTTTTGATAGACTTCTGAGCCGTTGCTGCTAATAAACCAAGATTCTCTCTCAGTGGTGCTGGCACTGGCTATGGTTTGCACAATCTTGTCGTCAACTTTCAGCGTTTGGCAAATGCGAACCAGTAAATCGTTGATTTCTCCCGGACTCAGAGCATCCAATGGCTCAAGAAATGGAGATTTATATTCACCAACGACTTTAGGGCGCTCACTTTCACCGAAGGGATGTATCCACCATTCACTGGCTGCTAGTGCCTGTTTATAGGCTGTTTGAGCAGCGGCTTGTAGGGAAGACAGTTCCAGAGAGTTAGTAGCTGCATAACCCAGACAGCCATTAACTAAAACTTCCAGCATAGCTCCTACAGTGAAGGATTTGCCGTTTATCTGGGGTAAGGCGTCACGGACTAAACGGGTAGTAGAAGTCTCCTTTACGGCTCTAATACCGATCCAATCAGCGGGAATGTCGAAACTAGCGATCGCTTTTTTAAGTTCAGACCACATAATTTAAGGAATTGGGAATTGGGAATTGGGCATAGGGCATAGGGCATAGGGCATTGGTTATCAATTATTTTCCTCTGCCCTTGTTAATTCCGGTGCCAGCGTGTGCCATCACGGCTATCAATTAGCGTAATACCTTCTGCTTGAAGTTCGTCACGAATGCGATCGCTTTCAGCAAAATTTTTGGCAATACGTGCTTCTTGCCTTTGCTGAATTCGTGCCTCAATTTCCGCATCGCTTAAACCATTACTTTTATGAATTTCCGCTTCTATCTTGGCTTCTAAACCCAAAACTCCAGCCAATGTGACAAGAGTTTGCCATTGACGCTTTAATTTCTCTGGTGATGTTTCGGTTTTCCCTTCATGCACAATAATATTTCCCTCACGGCGCAGTTCTTTGGCTAATTCAAACAGCACTGTTAACCCACCAGGAAAATTAAAGTCGTTATTCACAGCTTCTTGGAAACGCTCAACATCTGAATTTTGGATTTTAGGTTGCACCAAAGTTGCGCTTTCAGCGCAACTTGGATTTTGGATTAGGGGATTTTCCCCCTCTTCTACTTCCCATCCTAGTTTTTCACCATATTGCTGCCCAAAGAGTAAACCTTCTTTAAGGGTGTGCCAACCGTTGGTTGCTGCGGCGATCGCTTCATCGCTAAAATCAATTGGTGTGCGATATTGAGCAGTCAGTACAAACAACCGCACTGCCATCGGGTCAACTCCTCGATCCAGCAATTCTCGAATAGTGATAAAGTTGCCCAAAGATTTGGACATTTTTTCACCATCTACTGTCACCATGCCGTTATGCAACCAGTAACGCGCTAGGGGTTTTCCTGTCACAACCTCAGATTGGGCAATTTCATTTTCGTGGTGGGGAAAAATTAAGTCAGTACCACCAGCATGAATATCTATGGTATCACCCAAGCGATCGCGCACCATTGCCGAGCATT from Nostoc sp. UHCC 0926 includes these protein-coding regions:
- the cysS gene encoding cysteine--tRNA ligase — translated: MTLTLYNTLTRRQEPFETVESGKVKMYYCGVTVYDYCHLGHARACIVWDVIRRYLQFIGYQVRYIQNFTDIDDKILNRARAEHSSMEAVADRFIKAYFEDMARLGIKEADEYPRATHTINGILRLIHELENKGFAYPADGDVYYPVRQFAEYGKLSGRKLEDMQAGKSDAYGGLRLRVNVDDPEYQKKKDPFDFVLWKAAKPGEPAWESPWGAGRPGWHIECSAMVRDRLGDTIDIHAGGTDLIFPHHENEIAQSEVVTGKPLARYWLHNGMVTVDGEKMSKSLGNFITIRELLDRGVDPMAVRLFVLTAQYRTPIDFSDEAIAAATNGWHTLKEGLLFGQQYGEKLGWEVEEGENPLIQNPSCAESATLVQPKIQNSDVERFQEAVNNDFNFPGGLTVLFELAKELRREGNIIVHEGKTETSPEKLKRQWQTLVTLAGVLGLEAKIEAEIHKSNGLSDAEIEARIQQRQEARIAKNFAESDRIRDELQAEGITLIDSRDGTRWHRN
- a CDS encoding TldD/PmbA family protein, which encodes MWSELKKAIASFDIPADWIGIRAVKETSTTRLVRDALPQINGKSFTVGAMLEVLVNGCLGYAATNSLELSSLQAAAQTAYKQALAASEWWIHPFGESERPKVVGEYKSPFLEPLDALSPGEINDLLVRICQTLKVDDKIVQTIASASTTERESWFISSNGSEVYQKILSIGTNYGATAQDGAVVQQRSNNGSQANCYQGGLELLKQEDLWHRVRQIGKQAVELLTAEECPTTRTNLVLAPDQMMLQIHESVGHPLEIDRILGDERNYAGGSFVNKSDFGNLVYGSPLMNITFDPTVAGEFASYGFDDTGAVATREYLVKEGVLQRGLGSLESQARTGVPGVACARASSWNRPAIDRMANLNLEPLNTSFEEIIAGIEHGVYMESNRSWSIDDRRYKFQFGCEYAKLIENGKFTKTLRNPNYRATTPEFWHSLIQVGNADNWEMYGTPYCGKGEPNQAIWVGHGSPVCVFANVEVFGGGS